The following are from one region of the Polyangiaceae bacterium genome:
- the ftsZ gene encoding cell division protein FtsZ, whose protein sequence is MSFSIEFADETQTYQAKIKVVGVGGSGGNAINTMIHFGLEGVEFITVNTDAQALNANAAAVKIPIGGSVTRGLGAGADPERGRKAALEDVTRLKEAISGADMVFVTAGMGGGTGTGAAPVIAQLAREEGALTVGVVTKPFIFEGRQRSRRADQGLSMLAEHVDTLITIPNEKLMTLADDELTFVDAFRKADEVLYQAVRGISDLITLDGIVNVDFADVRTVMACMGRALMGTGCAKGEGRARLAAEHAITSPLLDNISVEGATGVLINVVGGPDMKMREIQEAASLIQEQAHEDANIIFGASIDETMGDAIKVTVIATGFEALGEEIPVEVPREAPRTVPQGTRRDALREGFASAPPSRAALTSKSPERESAPAYSTRRPAALAASLQAGANSSALPAVRDRITFPSSLDHDDWDTPAFQRRGSG, encoded by the coding sequence ATGAGTTTCTCGATCGAATTTGCCGACGAGACCCAGACGTATCAGGCCAAGATCAAGGTCGTAGGTGTGGGTGGTTCTGGCGGCAATGCCATCAACACGATGATCCACTTCGGCTTGGAGGGCGTGGAGTTCATCACCGTGAACACCGACGCGCAGGCGCTCAACGCCAACGCCGCCGCGGTGAAGATCCCCATCGGGGGCAGCGTCACCCGCGGCCTCGGTGCTGGCGCCGACCCCGAGCGCGGCCGCAAGGCGGCGCTCGAGGACGTGACCCGGCTGAAGGAAGCCATCTCCGGTGCCGACATGGTGTTCGTGACCGCCGGCATGGGTGGCGGCACGGGGACCGGAGCCGCGCCGGTCATCGCTCAGCTCGCTCGGGAAGAGGGCGCGCTCACGGTGGGCGTAGTGACCAAGCCCTTCATCTTCGAGGGACGCCAGCGTTCCCGGCGCGCCGATCAGGGCCTGTCGATGCTCGCGGAGCACGTCGACACGCTCATCACCATCCCCAACGAGAAGCTGATGACGTTGGCGGACGACGAGCTCACCTTCGTGGACGCCTTCCGCAAGGCCGACGAGGTCCTGTACCAAGCCGTCCGCGGCATCAGTGATCTCATCACGCTGGACGGCATCGTCAACGTCGACTTCGCCGACGTGCGCACGGTCATGGCCTGCATGGGCCGCGCGCTGATGGGCACCGGCTGCGCCAAGGGCGAAGGCCGCGCGCGGTTGGCCGCCGAGCACGCCATCACCTCGCCGTTGCTCGACAACATCAGCGTGGAGGGCGCCACTGGCGTGCTCATCAACGTGGTGGGCGGGCCCGACATGAAGATGCGCGAGATCCAGGAAGCGGCTTCGCTGATCCAGGAGCAGGCGCACGAGGACGCCAACATCATCTTCGGCGCGAGCATCGACGAGACCATGGGCGACGCCATCAAGGTCACCGTCATCGCCACGGGCTTCGAGGCCTTGGGCGAGGAGATCCCGGTGGAGGTCCCCCGCGAGGCGCCCCGCACCGTGCCGCAGGGCACGCGTCGCGACGCTCTGCGCGAGGGTTTCGCCAGCGCGCCGCCGTCTCGCGCCGCCCTCACCAGCAAGAGCCCGGAGCGCGAGAGCGCGCCGGCCTACTCCACGCGTCGCCCGGCGGCTCTGGCCGCCAGTCTGCAAGCGGGAGCCAACTCCTCCGCGCTGCCGGCCGTCCGCGACCGCATCACCTTCCCCTCCAGCCTCGACCACGACGATTGGGACACTCCGGCGTTCCAACGACGCGGTTCTGGCTGA
- the ftsA gene encoding cell division protein FtsA, with protein sequence MTRHALENPEIIVGLDLGTTKVSAVVGEVDSDGITILGVGNVPCRGLRKGVVSNIEWTVRSIREAIDAAQTMAGVEIRTVYAGVAGSHIRSLHSDGVCAISGREVTQMDLERVLEGARAIPVDADRMILHALPREYVVDNQDGIRDPIGMSGVRLQARVNLVTAATSPIQNVVRCVERCGLSVADVVLEPLASADAVLSEDEKEIGVAVIDIGGGTTDLMLYADGGIAHTSVIPAGGNNITSDVAAGLRTPMAEAERLKRNYGCALGRMISDDEEIEVPGVGGHAPRRVARRLLSDIIEPRVEEIFSEARRRIEETGLLEQVSSGCVLTGGAALMEGMIECAEEVLGMPVRLGFPIGVKGIVQLVQGPQYATGVGLVRYGAQHLADAYARGEHVAPAPVVAEVDEGSAPRKSGFWSWLRAAF encoded by the coding sequence ATGACTCGCCACGCCCTCGAAAATCCGGAGATCATCGTCGGTCTCGACCTCGGGACCACCAAGGTTTCGGCCGTGGTGGGCGAGGTGGACTCCGACGGGATCACCATCCTCGGTGTCGGGAACGTCCCGTGCCGCGGCCTGCGCAAAGGCGTGGTCAGCAACATCGAGTGGACGGTGCGGTCCATTCGCGAGGCGATCGACGCGGCGCAGACCATGGCCGGCGTGGAGATCCGCACGGTGTACGCCGGCGTCGCCGGAAGCCACATCCGCAGCCTTCACTCCGACGGCGTGTGCGCCATCAGCGGCCGCGAGGTGACCCAGATGGATCTCGAGCGCGTGCTCGAGGGCGCCCGCGCCATTCCGGTGGACGCCGACCGCATGATCCTCCACGCGCTGCCGCGGGAGTACGTGGTCGACAATCAGGACGGCATTCGCGATCCCATCGGCATGAGCGGCGTGCGCCTGCAGGCCCGCGTCAACCTGGTGACCGCGGCCACCAGCCCGATCCAGAACGTGGTTCGCTGCGTGGAGCGCTGCGGACTCTCCGTGGCGGACGTGGTGCTCGAGCCGCTGGCCAGCGCGGACGCCGTGCTCAGCGAGGACGAAAAGGAAATCGGCGTGGCCGTCATCGACATCGGCGGCGGCACCACGGACCTGATGCTGTACGCGGACGGCGGCATCGCGCACACCAGCGTGATCCCGGCGGGCGGCAACAACATCACCAGCGACGTGGCGGCCGGGCTCCGCACGCCCATGGCGGAGGCCGAGCGCCTGAAGCGAAACTACGGCTGCGCGCTGGGGCGCATGATCTCCGACGACGAAGAGATCGAGGTGCCGGGCGTCGGCGGCCACGCGCCGCGCCGGGTCGCCCGCCGGCTGCTGTCCGACATCATCGAGCCGCGCGTGGAAGAGATCTTCAGCGAGGCCCGCCGCCGCATCGAGGAGACGGGTCTCTTGGAGCAGGTGAGCTCCGGCTGCGTGCTGACCGGCGGCGCGGCGCTGATGGAAGGCATGATCGAGTGCGCGGAAGAAGTGCTCGGCATGCCGGTGCGTCTGGGCTTCCCCATCGGGGTGAAGGGCATCGTGCAGCTGGTGCAGGGCCCGCAGTACGCGACCGGCGTGGGCCTGGTGCGCTACGGCGCGCAGCACCTGGCGGACGCCTACGCGCGTGGCGAGCACGTGGCTCCCGCGCCGGTGGTGGCCGAGGTGGACGAGGGCAGCGCCCCTCGCAAGAGCGGATTCTGGAGCTGGCTTCGGGCAGCGTTCTGA
- a CDS encoding FtsQ-type POTRA domain-containing protein: MKQKPRHGAHVSAPAEEPFVPGQSEPPKHGGEPGFFRALWSLTKLGAGILLVIAVSGAVAWGAHRYALTTPRFAIKKLDVEGSRRLTDEQVATLAGVKPGDNIFKLDTAAAERRVLEDPWIKEVKIARELPSTLKVELSEREATAIAAIGDQMYLVTRGGEPFKRLEEGDPFDLPVVTGVSGEELARDRKREVEHIGIALEILRQWERITVSKTYPAQEVHLTDGGDAVLTAGKSAITMHLGKGPWRKKMLMAERVIGRLAHKGRVPGIIFLDSEAHPERVVVRMR, encoded by the coding sequence ATGAAGCAGAAGCCTCGACACGGCGCTCACGTTTCGGCCCCGGCCGAAGAGCCCTTCGTTCCCGGTCAGAGCGAGCCGCCGAAGCACGGCGGCGAGCCCGGTTTCTTTCGAGCGCTGTGGTCCCTCACCAAGCTGGGAGCCGGCATTTTGTTGGTGATCGCGGTCTCCGGCGCCGTGGCCTGGGGAGCGCACCGCTACGCCCTCACCACGCCGCGCTTCGCCATCAAGAAGCTCGATGTCGAGGGTAGCCGACGGCTCACCGACGAGCAGGTGGCGACGCTGGCCGGCGTGAAGCCCGGCGACAACATCTTCAAGCTCGACACCGCCGCGGCGGAGCGTCGCGTCCTGGAAGATCCGTGGATCAAGGAAGTGAAGATCGCGCGGGAGCTCCCGAGCACGCTCAAGGTGGAGCTGTCCGAGCGCGAGGCCACGGCGATCGCCGCCATCGGCGACCAGATGTACCTGGTGACCCGCGGCGGGGAGCCGTTCAAGCGCCTGGAAGAGGGCGACCCCTTCGACCTCCCCGTCGTCACCGGCGTCTCCGGGGAGGAGCTGGCGCGGGACCGCAAGCGCGAGGTGGAGCACATCGGGATTGCCCTGGAGATCCTGCGCCAGTGGGAGCGCATCACCGTGAGCAAGACGTACCCCGCTCAGGAGGTCCATCTGACGGACGGAGGGGACGCCGTGCTCACCGCGGGCAAGAGCGCGATCACGATGCATCTGGGCAAAGGACCCTGGCGCAAGAAGATGCTGATGGCGGAGCGGGTGATCGGCCGCCTGGCCCACAAGGGGCGGGTACCGGGCATCATTTTCTTGGACAGCGAAGCGCATCCCGAGCGGGTGGTGGTGAGGATGCGATGA
- a CDS encoding UDP-N-acetylmuramate--L-alanine ligase: MFRGRVRHVHFVGVGGIGMSGLAEILRTLEFDVSGSDLREGENTRRLKRLGVRIDVGHRAENVQGADVVVYSSAISPQNPEMLEANALGMPVITRAEMLAELMRVKYGVGIAGSHGKTTTTSLVATVLRAAGFDPTVVVGGRMEALGSNARLGEGDMLVAEADESDGSFLRLTPTIAVVTNIDPEHLDFYGSHDVLKDAFVEFIEKVPFYGLAVLCLDHPDVQELLPRVRRRHVTYGLSPQADYHARAVKSAGVVTHFVAYGRGQTLGEFSIRMPGQHNVQNCLAAIAVADELEVPLDVMKDALATFHGVARRFSIVAVENGVTLVDDYGHHPAEIRATLEAARRAFDGRVIVAFQPHRYSRTQHLFDEFSLAFNGADELVLTDIYPAGEAPIEGITAEHLAKSISEHGHHSVEFIADKSAVARRLAELSSPGDVVIALGAGDINRVLEDVKQHITGGTP; the protein is encoded by the coding sequence ATGTTCCGCGGACGCGTGCGCCATGTGCACTTCGTGGGAGTCGGCGGCATCGGCATGAGCGGGCTGGCCGAGATCTTGCGAACGCTCGAGTTCGACGTATCGGGCTCGGATCTGCGCGAAGGCGAGAACACCCGCCGTCTCAAGCGCCTCGGCGTGCGTATCGACGTCGGCCATCGGGCGGAGAACGTCCAGGGCGCGGACGTGGTCGTGTACTCCAGCGCGATCTCGCCGCAGAATCCGGAGATGCTCGAGGCGAACGCCTTGGGCATGCCGGTCATCACGCGGGCGGAGATGCTCGCGGAGCTGATGCGCGTGAAGTACGGCGTCGGCATTGCCGGCTCTCATGGCAAGACCACGACCACGTCCTTGGTGGCCACCGTGCTGCGAGCCGCGGGCTTCGACCCCACGGTGGTGGTCGGGGGCCGCATGGAAGCCTTGGGCAGCAACGCGCGGCTCGGGGAGGGGGACATGCTGGTGGCCGAGGCGGACGAGAGCGACGGCAGCTTCTTGCGGCTGACGCCCACCATCGCCGTCGTCACCAACATCGATCCCGAGCACCTCGACTTCTACGGCAGCCACGACGTGCTCAAGGACGCCTTCGTGGAGTTCATCGAGAAGGTGCCGTTCTACGGCCTGGCCGTGCTGTGCCTGGATCACCCGGACGTGCAGGAGCTGCTGCCCCGGGTGCGACGCCGCCACGTCACCTACGGCCTGTCGCCGCAAGCGGACTACCACGCCCGTGCGGTGAAGAGCGCCGGCGTGGTCACGCACTTCGTGGCCTACGGCCGCGGCCAGACCCTGGGGGAGTTCTCGATCCGAATGCCGGGTCAGCACAACGTGCAGAACTGCCTGGCGGCCATCGCCGTTGCCGACGAGCTCGAGGTGCCGCTGGACGTGATGAAGGACGCGCTGGCGACCTTCCACGGCGTCGCGCGGCGGTTCTCCATCGTGGCGGTGGAGAACGGCGTCACCCTGGTGGACGACTACGGCCACCACCCGGCGGAGATCCGCGCCACGCTGGAGGCCGCGCGACGTGCTTTCGACGGCCGCGTGATCGTCGCGTTTCAGCCGCACCGTTACTCGCGAACGCAGCATCTGTTCGACGAGTTTTCGCTGGCCTTCAACGGTGCGGACGAGCTCGTCCTCACGGACATCTACCCCGCCGGGGAAGCCCCCATCGAAGGCATCACGGCCGAGCACCTGGCCAAGAGCATTTCGGAGCACGGCCACCACTCCGTGGAGTTCATCGCCGACAAGTCCGCCGTGGCGCGGCGCCTCGCGGAGCTTTCGAGCCCCGGCGACGTGGTGATCGCCCTCGGCGCCGGCGACATCAATCGCGTTCTAGAGGACGTGAAGCAGCACATCACGGGAGGGACTCCATGA
- the murG gene encoding undecaprenyldiphospho-muramoylpentapeptide beta-N-acetylglucosaminyltransferase — MSTILFAGGGTGGHVYPMIAVADALRVIAPDVHVVFVGTERGMEVRAVPARGYELELVRVLPIRGGGLRGAVAGALRAAGSIPESRKLVARHQPRAVLSIGGYAAGPVSLTARALGVPLALMEPNSVIGLSNRLLAPLVHRAYTAFAGAESHFRRGAVLRAGVPIRDGFAPRPYAREKGVLRVLVLGGSQGARALNAAVPEALGRARTGVRVVHQCGRAEADVVRERYAALGAGPVAEVVPFIDDMPAAIGAADLVIGRSGASAVSEICAIGRPSLLVPYPYAAGDHQRVNAESLVEDGAAVCVANADASPERLAHEIDRLAATEGLLEAMADKARRRGKPDAAAHVARDLLALAGIRTGETHRESNREPPKDGSSLREATL; from the coding sequence GTGAGCACGATCCTCTTCGCGGGTGGGGGCACCGGCGGACACGTGTACCCGATGATCGCCGTCGCCGACGCGCTACGGGTGATCGCTCCGGACGTGCACGTGGTGTTCGTGGGCACCGAGCGCGGAATGGAAGTCCGCGCCGTGCCGGCGCGGGGGTACGAGCTCGAGCTGGTGCGTGTGCTGCCCATCCGCGGCGGCGGGCTGCGGGGCGCCGTTGCCGGCGCGCTGCGCGCCGCGGGCTCCATTCCGGAGTCGCGGAAGCTCGTGGCGCGTCATCAGCCGCGCGCCGTGCTGAGCATCGGCGGCTACGCCGCGGGGCCGGTGTCGCTGACGGCGCGCGCGCTGGGCGTGCCCCTGGCGTTGATGGAGCCCAACAGTGTGATCGGCCTCTCCAATCGCTTGCTCGCGCCGCTGGTGCATCGGGCGTACACGGCCTTCGCGGGCGCCGAGTCGCACTTTCGCCGCGGCGCCGTGCTGCGTGCCGGGGTTCCCATTCGCGACGGCTTCGCGCCGCGTCCCTACGCTCGAGAAAAGGGCGTACTGCGCGTGCTGGTCCTGGGCGGCAGTCAGGGCGCTCGGGCGCTGAACGCGGCCGTCCCGGAGGCGCTGGGCCGCGCTCGCACCGGCGTGCGTGTCGTGCATCAGTGCGGTCGCGCCGAGGCGGACGTCGTGCGCGAGCGTTACGCGGCGCTCGGGGCCGGGCCGGTGGCCGAGGTGGTTCCGTTCATCGACGACATGCCCGCGGCCATTGGCGCCGCGGATCTGGTGATCGGCCGGTCCGGCGCCAGCGCCGTGTCGGAAATCTGCGCCATCGGACGACCGAGCTTGCTGGTGCCCTATCCCTACGCGGCGGGGGATCACCAGCGCGTGAACGCCGAGTCCCTGGTGGAAGACGGCGCCGCGGTCTGCGTCGCCAACGCCGACGCCAGCCCCGAGCGACTGGCCCACGAGATCGATCGTCTGGCCGCGACGGAAGGACTCCTGGAAGCGATGGCGGACAAGGCCCGTCGGCGCGGCAAGCCCGACGCCGCGGCCCACGTGGCTCGGGATTTGTTGGCGCTCGCGGGGATTCGCACCGGGGAGACGCATCGCGAGTCGAATCGGGAGCCTCCGAAGGACGGCTCCTCTCTGCGGGAGGCGACGCTCTGA
- the ftsW gene encoding putative lipid II flippase FtsW: MNRLKTLWAPLRRTGGVDPVLAALVIALIGFGVVMVYSASVIEATVVFRDPQYFLKRQAIYGGLGLVVIWIVSRIDYHRIRPLTYPVLGAVVLLMVLSVIGFGHTGGGAARWLKLGPVNIQPSEAAKLALVLWLAYSLEKKKEKVKSFSIGMLPHLITAGGLMLLCLKQPDFGGAVVLLFLTFTLLFVAGARLGYLLGVAIIGAGAAAWLVRFTSYRWERMLAWFNMAEHRQDLAYQPFQSVMSFGSGQVTGLGLGKGLQVLYLPEAHTDFVSAIIGEELGFLGILALCAVYLLIVARGVKVALEAEDDYGSYVAFGISVLFGAQALVNMAVAMAMLPTKGLTLPFVSYGGSSLLVSAGAMGILLNISRPRVGAAQNVRAEERGPKAEASAVLVSEAAFSSSEPKDDKKKKRAPRGAPAEAAS, translated from the coding sequence ATGAATCGACTGAAGACCCTTTGGGCTCCGCTGCGCCGCACCGGCGGCGTGGATCCGGTGTTGGCGGCCTTGGTGATCGCGCTGATCGGCTTCGGCGTGGTGATGGTCTACAGCGCCAGCGTGATCGAGGCCACGGTCGTGTTCCGCGATCCGCAGTACTTCCTCAAGCGTCAGGCGATCTACGGCGGCCTCGGCTTGGTCGTCATCTGGATCGTCTCGCGCATCGACTACCACCGCATTCGCCCGCTGACGTATCCGGTGCTCGGAGCGGTAGTGCTGCTGATGGTGCTGTCGGTCATCGGCTTCGGGCACACGGGCGGCGGTGCGGCGCGCTGGCTCAAGCTCGGCCCCGTGAACATTCAGCCGTCCGAGGCAGCCAAGCTGGCGTTGGTGTTGTGGCTCGCCTACTCCCTCGAGAAGAAGAAGGAGAAGGTAAAGAGCTTCTCCATCGGCATGCTGCCGCATCTCATCACCGCCGGCGGCCTGATGCTCCTGTGCCTGAAGCAACCGGACTTCGGCGGCGCGGTGGTGCTGTTGTTCCTCACCTTCACGCTGCTGTTCGTGGCGGGGGCGCGCCTCGGCTACCTCCTGGGCGTCGCCATCATCGGCGCCGGCGCCGCGGCTTGGCTGGTGCGGTTCACCTCCTATCGCTGGGAGCGAATGCTCGCCTGGTTCAACATGGCCGAGCATCGACAGGACCTCGCCTATCAGCCGTTCCAGTCGGTGATGAGCTTCGGCAGCGGTCAGGTCACCGGGCTCGGGCTGGGTAAGGGGCTGCAGGTCTTGTACCTGCCGGAAGCGCATACGGACTTCGTCAGCGCCATCATCGGCGAGGAGCTCGGCTTTCTCGGCATCCTCGCGCTGTGCGCCGTGTATCTGTTGATCGTCGCGCGGGGCGTGAAGGTCGCCTTGGAGGCGGAGGACGACTACGGCTCCTACGTCGCTTTCGGAATCAGCGTGCTGTTCGGCGCGCAAGCGCTGGTGAACATGGCGGTGGCCATGGCCATGCTGCCTACCAAGGGGCTGACGCTGCCCTTCGTGAGCTACGGCGGCTCCTCGCTGCTGGTGAGCGCGGGAGCGATGGGCATCTTGCTCAACATTTCGCGGCCGCGCGTGGGTGCCGCTCAGAACGTGCGTGCAGAAGAGCGCGGACCCAAGGCCGAGGCCAGCGCCGTTCTGGTGAGCGAGGCGGCGTTCTCGTCTTCGGAACCGAAGGACGACAAGAAGAAGAAGCGTGCGCCGCGAGGCGCGCCGGCGGAGGCGGCATCGTGA
- the murD gene encoding UDP-N-acetylmuramoyl-L-alanine--D-glutamate ligase, with translation MLVVGLGKSGVAAARLCLARGARVSGTDRASAEQLSPEARGLGIPITPHESTDFRGQDLIVVSPGVPAMPELDATGAEVIGELELAARFVTRPIVCIGGTNGKSTVTSLVRDIFVAAGLRVFAGANLGTPSAEAADGDWDVVVFEASSFQLERVSEFHPRVSVLLNVSEDHLDRYASFQAYADAKGNAFTRQTLNDFAVVPEADAACRQQAERGEARVLTFGAAGDYAVNERSVAERATGEVFSLGALRLHGRHNLDNAAAAIAASRALGVSPDSVAKGLAAFEPLPHRMALVADVKGVRFYDDSKATNVGAAVTALRGLSETRGVLIAGGRDKLGSYEPLVSALAEKGRAVVVIGEAAERIAAAVGDTLPVHRAATMKDAVRQASELAQEGDAVLLSPACSSYDMFKSYSDRGDAFVRAVHEVSA, from the coding sequence GTGTTGGTCGTGGGACTGGGCAAGAGCGGCGTAGCCGCGGCGCGGCTGTGCCTCGCCCGTGGCGCGCGGGTGAGCGGGACGGACCGCGCCAGCGCCGAGCAGCTCTCGCCCGAGGCGCGGGGTCTGGGGATCCCCATCACGCCCCACGAGAGCACGGACTTCCGGGGCCAGGATCTGATCGTGGTCTCCCCGGGCGTCCCAGCCATGCCCGAGCTCGACGCCACCGGGGCGGAGGTCATCGGCGAGCTGGAGCTGGCCGCCCGCTTCGTGACTCGACCCATCGTCTGCATCGGTGGCACCAACGGCAAGAGCACCGTCACCAGCTTGGTGCGGGACATCTTCGTGGCTGCCGGGCTTCGCGTGTTCGCCGGCGCCAACCTGGGGACGCCGTCCGCGGAGGCGGCGGACGGGGACTGGGACGTGGTGGTGTTCGAGGCCTCCAGCTTCCAGCTGGAGCGCGTCTCCGAGTTTCATCCGCGGGTCAGCGTGCTCCTGAACGTGAGCGAGGATCACCTGGACCGTTACGCGTCCTTTCAGGCGTATGCCGACGCCAAGGGCAATGCCTTCACGAGGCAGACGCTGAACGACTTCGCCGTCGTTCCCGAAGCAGACGCCGCCTGTCGGCAGCAGGCCGAGCGCGGAGAGGCGCGTGTTCTCACCTTCGGCGCGGCGGGCGACTACGCCGTGAACGAGCGCAGTGTGGCGGAGCGCGCCACAGGCGAGGTGTTTTCCCTCGGCGCGCTGCGACTCCACGGTCGTCACAACCTGGACAACGCCGCGGCAGCGATCGCCGCCAGCCGAGCCCTGGGCGTCTCACCCGACTCCGTGGCCAAGGGCCTCGCGGCCTTCGAGCCCTTGCCTCACCGCATGGCGCTGGTGGCGGACGTGAAGGGCGTGCGCTTCTACGACGACTCCAAGGCCACCAACGTGGGGGCGGCGGTGACGGCGCTCCGCGGCTTGAGTGAGACGCGGGGCGTGCTGATCGCCGGGGGGCGCGACAAGCTCGGCTCCTATGAGCCGTTGGTGAGCGCGCTCGCCGAGAAGGGCCGCGCGGTGGTGGTGATCGGCGAGGCGGCGGAGCGCATCGCGGCGGCGGTGGGCGACACTCTTCCGGTGCATCGAGCGGCGACCATGAAGGACGCCGTGCGGCAGGCCAGCGAGCTCGCCCAGGAGGGCGACGCCGTGCTGCTCAGCCCGGCCTGCAGCAGCTACGACATGTTCAAGAGCTACTCCGACCGCGGCGATGCGTTCGTGCGTGCCGTCCACGAGGTGTCCGCATGA
- a CDS encoding phospho-N-acetylmuramoyl-pentapeptide-transferase has protein sequence MIYELLYPLSTKFGWASSLNVLRYTPFRAIMATLTAMVLCFFLAPWFIRTLQTKQIGQVVRDEGPESHKVKAGTPTMGGALILLAVLVPTALWADMHNVFVIATAAVTAGYGAIGYLDDRLKIQGENTKGLAGRYKIIGQVVIGGAALGYLFLATEKLPAGWLAMRGRLSIPFIAFDKHPVELPLWLYALFALFVVVAMSNAVNLTDGLDGLAIGPVMINAGAYMVWAYIAGSVLFGKPLADYLDIAGIPEMTELSIFGAAVIGAGIGFLWYNTYPAQVFMGDVGSLSLGGGLGMMAVLTKNELLSVLLGGVFVLEAVSVVTQVVSFKLFGRRVFLMAPIHHHFEKKGWPEPRIIVRFWIVSILLALVSLSSLKVR, from the coding sequence ATGATCTACGAGCTGCTCTACCCCCTGAGCACGAAGTTCGGCTGGGCCAGCTCCCTCAACGTCCTTCGCTACACGCCCTTCCGCGCCATCATGGCCACCCTCACGGCCATGGTGCTGTGCTTCTTCTTGGCGCCCTGGTTCATCCGCACGCTGCAAACGAAGCAGATCGGCCAGGTGGTTCGGGACGAAGGCCCCGAGTCCCACAAGGTGAAGGCGGGCACGCCGACCATGGGCGGCGCGTTGATCCTGTTGGCGGTGCTGGTCCCCACGGCGCTGTGGGCGGACATGCACAACGTGTTCGTGATCGCGACGGCTGCCGTCACCGCCGGCTACGGTGCCATCGGCTACCTGGACGACCGCCTGAAGATCCAAGGTGAGAACACCAAGGGACTCGCCGGGCGCTACAAGATCATCGGCCAGGTGGTGATTGGCGGCGCGGCCCTCGGCTATCTGTTCTTGGCCACCGAGAAGCTGCCGGCGGGATGGCTCGCGATGCGAGGGCGTCTCAGCATTCCCTTCATCGCCTTCGACAAGCACCCGGTGGAGCTGCCGCTGTGGCTGTACGCGCTGTTCGCCCTGTTCGTGGTCGTGGCCATGAGCAACGCGGTGAACCTCACCGACGGCCTCGACGGTCTCGCCATCGGCCCGGTGATGATCAACGCCGGCGCCTACATGGTGTGGGCGTACATCGCCGGCTCGGTGCTGTTCGGCAAGCCGCTCGCCGACTACCTGGACATCGCCGGCATTCCGGAGATGACCGAGCTCAGCATCTTTGGTGCCGCGGTGATCGGCGCCGGCATCGGCTTCCTCTGGTACAACACCTATCCCGCGCAAGTGTTCATGGGGGACGTGGGTTCGCTGTCCCTGGGCGGCGGTCTCGGCATGATGGCCGTGCTCACGAAAAACGAGCTCTTGAGCGTGCTGCTCGGCGGCGTCTTCGTGCTGGAGGCGGTCAGCGTCGTCACCCAGGTGGTGAGCTTCAAGCTGTTCGGTCGCCGGGTGTTCTTGATGGCGCCCATCCACCACCACTTCGAGAAGAAGGGCTGGCCGGAGCCGCGCATCATCGTTCGCTTCTGGATCGTCTCGATCCTCCTCGCTTTGGTCTCTCTGTCCTCCCTGAAGGTGCGGTGA